The nucleotide window GAAGTTCATATCAATTAACTCTAGAAAACTTAAGAAAATTATTTCAAAATACCCCTGAGGACAATTAACTTCAGGGGTATTAAAAATAACTAAGAAGAGGTATTTTAAGAATAAGATGAGTTATATTGAGGACTTACAATTAATTTTAAAACAACTAAAAAACTCTTTAAACTCGATAATTTGAAGAGTTTTTTTATTGTTTTACGAGGCTAAAAGATAATTCAAATATATTCAATGATTTAGGAGGAACGACATGATAAGAACGGAAATTTGTGAACTACTTAATATAAAATATCCCATTCTTCAGGGAGCTATGGCATGGATTGCTGACGGAACTCTTGCTGGACACGTATCAAAAGCTGGAGGATTAGGTATAGTTGCAGGGGGAGGAATGCCTTCTGAACTTCTTAGAAAGGAGATCAGAATTGTAAAATCTATTACTGACAAGTCCTTTGCTGTAAACCTTATGCTTATGATGAATGAAGTTGAGGAGCAGATAGATGTATGTATCGAGGAAGGTGTCCCTGTGGTAACTACTGGTGCAGGAAATCCTGGTCCATACATGGAAAAACTTAAAGGCGCAGGAATAAAAGTTGTTCCTGTAGTACCTTCTGTTGCCCTTGCTAAGAGAATGGAGAGAGTAGGAGCAGATGCTATTATCGCAGAGGGAACTGAAGCTGGAGGACATATTGGACAGATTACTACAATCTCTCTTGTGCCTCAGGTTAAGGAAGCTGTAAATATTCCTGTTATTGCTGCTGGAGGAATAGCCAATGGAAAGCAGTTTGCTGCTGCTTTGGTTTTAGGTGCTGACGGAGTACAGGTAGGAACTAGGTTCATCGTAGCTCATGAGTGTAATGTACATGAAAACTACAAGGAGTCAATTATAAAAGCCAAGGACAGATCTACAGTATCTACTGGTAACCATACGGGTCACCCGGTGAGAGTTATAAATAACAAGCTGGCTAAAGATATGATAAAAAGGGAAAAAGAGGGAGCTAGCAACGAGGTCCTTGAGGATATGGGTAGAGGGAAGCTTAGACTTGCTGTTAAAGAGGGAGATGTTGTAAACGGCAGTGTTATGGCTGGACAGGTAGCTTCTATGGTTACCAAGAGAGAAAGTAGTCAGGAAATCATCTTGAATCTCATGAAGGATGTAATAAAAGAGATAGAAACTCTAAAAAATAGATTCTAAATAAATTTATTATATCTCTAATTGTTTTGTGAGGTTAGAAACTGGCTTTATTATATTTAAGGAGAAGTAGAGAAAATTATGTAAAAATTTTAAGGAGATAATAATAGATGAGATATACAGAAAATAGTCTTCCTAAGGAAGCATTAAAAGAAGGAAATTCTTCATTTGAAACATATATTAAGGTAAAGGATGAATGGAAATATTTATATAGAGCTGTTGATTCTAAAGGAAATACAATTAACTTCTTATTGAAAGCTAAGGGAACGGTAAAAATAGGGAATCCTTCATTTGAAACAGACATTAAGGTAAAAGATGAACGGAAATATTTATATAGAACTGTTGATTCTAAAGGAGATAAAAGTTGTTTTTTATAAGTATTTAAAATCTAAAAATAATTTGAAAAGAAGAAGAAGAAAGACATGTAATGGAAATAACTATGGGAGCAAAGACCCTTTCAGCAGTCAATGAGGTGTTTATTTCCAAAGGAGATTTTGTGAATACTTACAGAGCTGATGGCATTATTATAGCAACGCCCATAGGATCTACAGGATACTCTCTCTCAGCAGGTGGTCCTATCATTAAACCTACATTAAATGCAATGCTAGTGACACCAATTGTTCTGCATAATTTAAGTCTTAGACCTATAGTTATAGATGGAAACAAAGAATTAGTTGGTTCTATTGAAGATTTAGATGGATAACAAATTTGTAAAATATCCCCTGAAAATAAAATAAAGATAAAATATTCAGATGCAACTTTAAAATTAGTTTTACCAAAAAATAGAGATTATTATGATGTATGAAGGGAAAAACTTAAGCGGGGAAATAAGTTATATTAAGGTAGTTGTTAATAGAAATTTAATTTTTCTTTCTCTTTAACTTTCTACCTATTTTTTTATCCACCCTTTGTTAAAAAAATACCGTGTCAAATTGACACGATATTTCTATCCTTCACCTAATTCAGCAGCTTCTCCAATTGTTCCAAAACTCTTTCTACTCTCATCTTCTTACTCTCTGACAGCTCCTCAAACCTCTTACTGGCTGTTTTAGAGATTGCCTTATATCTCTCGCTGAAATCTGTATATTCAAATGTTTCCAAAAGCATAGGAGGCGTTTCTACATCCTCTAACAAATGTTTCTCGGCTTTAAACTCTTTCAGTGTAGTTATTTCACCGTTCAAAACTTTTTCAGAAAGTTTCTCAGGACAATTGGGATTACTCACCTCATAACTCAGACTGATAGGTAAATTTTCTATTAAATTTTTATTGTCCCATTTTGTGACGATATAATTCCATCTATTTATGAGTCTGTATACTGGCATTTTTTTAAATCCTAGTTGGAGGTACCATTTTTCAAAAACACCGTTTTTATTATTACTCAATTTTTTCTGGGTTTCAGAAAATATCTCTCCTAATTCATTGTACATCTTAGTAGATACACCATGAATCTTTACAGTTTGATCTTCCAAAAAACTTTTAGTCTGATCTTCTATATCTAAATCCAAAGAATAATTTTTAAGAATTAATCCTCTTTCTTCTTGAGTTATTACCTTTTCTTTATTATTTTCTACTTGTTTCACCACTATTTCTTTGGCTTTTAGCTTCTTACTTTGACCTTTTAATTTATTTAAAACATTTATATTTGGCTTTGCCATTTTTCCTCCTTATATTCTATTTTTTATCCAATTATATTTCCTATTATCTCTCCATATACCTCTTGCATCTTCTCAGCTTTTTTAGAGGCAGTCTCAAATATAGTTTTCCCTTTTTCAGAGAGAGTTTCCTCTATTACACTTTCATGGATTGGAGCTGATAATAGTACCCCTGTTTCCCCAAGGAGCTCTTCCAATTCTTCATTATACATCTTATTAAGTTTTGTATTCCTCACCAAATTAGGCACTACTACAGAGATCTTTTCTCCCTCTATCTTATTTATCAGCCTCATAATTCCTGCCACACTGAGCTTATCTAACTTAGTCGGGACTACTATCTCATCTGTAATTGCCAAGATAGTTTCATTAAGTACATTAAATACAGGAGCTGAATCCACAATTATATAATCATACTTTTCTTTAAACATCTCAAAGGCTTTTACAATTTTTTTCTTCAGATTGTTCCCAAAAATATCTGTCTCAACCGGGATATAATCTAGGTTTTCTCTTACCTTTATAGTTACATCATTGCCCGTTTGAATATGGTGCTTTAATCCCTTTCCCCCTTCAAACCATCCTCCCAATAGGATTAAGCTATCATTTTGAGAATCTGTTGTAATAAGAGCCACTTTATTCTCCAATAATGCCAGACCATGAGCTATATTTTTAGAAAGAGTAGATTTTCCTACCCCTCCTTTGTTATTTTTTATAGTTATAATTTTCCCCATTTTCCCTCCTATGCCTACTGCTTATTTATTCTAAGCCTTCATCTCTTTTTCCATGACTTTTATAATATATTCCTTCTCAGCATGTTTATATATCGTTGTATGAAGTTTATCTAATTTCTCTTTCCCGACTTCTTTCAGGAACAACTTAACTGCTGTTTCCTTGTATCTTTCTTGTTCCTCTGTTTTCATCTTCTCAAACATTCCCCAGATAAAATTTTTAGTAATTTCACTGATTCCCTCTTCTTCACTTACTGCTTGTTTCTCACTCTCTACTTGCTTCTTACTACTTTCTACTTGTTCTTCTACTATTTCAGCCTCGGATATATCTCCAAATAAACTTTTCTGCTCTTTTGATTTAATTTGATTTTCATCTTTTACTTGAGATTTAGTATTTATTTTTTGTTTTTCACTCTTTATTTCTACCGGTTCTACTATTTCATTTTTAGGATTATTTTTAATTATTCCGTTTATATACTGTACCAGGGTAGTTTGTATATCTTTTTTTAGGTTGCTGTAGAGGGCATCCAGTATAAAAATAGCGTATTCCTCTCCATCTTCTTTGAAGATTCTTTTGATTTTATTGTCTGTTCTCTTATTCCAAGCTTTAGATACATATATGTTTCTCTTGGCTTTTTCGACCTTTTTCAATATTTTTTCACTGCCCTGGACTACCTTTATCTTTTCTCCTTTTTCAACGATAGTCGGTGCTTCTGCCTTTACATTTCTTT belongs to Fusobacteria bacterium ZRK30 and includes:
- a CDS encoding DUF561 domain-containing protein, with translation MIRTEICELLNIKYPILQGAMAWIADGTLAGHVSKAGGLGIVAGGGMPSELLRKEIRIVKSITDKSFAVNLMLMMNEVEEQIDVCIEEGVPVVTTGAGNPGPYMEKLKGAGIKVVPVVPSVALAKRMERVGADAIIAEGTEAGGHIGQITTISLVPQVKEAVNIPVIAAGGIANGKQFAAALVLGADGVQVGTRFIVAHECNVHENYKESIIKAKDRSTVSTGNHTGHPVRVINNKLAKDMIKREKEGASNEVLEDMGRGKLRLAVKEGDVVNGSVMAGQVASMVTKRESSQEIILNLMKDVIKEIETLKNRF
- a CDS encoding ParA family protein: MGKIITIKNNKGGVGKSTLSKNIAHGLALLENKVALITTDSQNDSLILLGGWFEGGKGLKHHIQTGNDVTIKVRENLDYIPVETDIFGNNLKKKIVKAFEMFKEKYDYIIVDSAPVFNVLNETILAITDEIVVPTKLDKLSVAGIMRLINKIEGEKISVVVPNLVRNTKLNKMYNEELEELLGETGVLLSAPIHESVIEETLSEKGKTIFETASKKAEKMQEVYGEIIGNIIG